DNA from Kitasatospora acidiphila:
GCGCCTGAACCGACGGTCGAGGGAAACCATGGGTTGGACACTCACGCGTCGGGCGACAGCGTCAGCGGCTCTCGCCGGAGCGATCGCCATCGTCTCGACGGTGCTGCCGCCGGCCCATGCCGGAACGCGGACCGGGGTTGCGCAGGCGTTCGCGACCATGGCGGGGAACCGGCCCAGTTCGCCGACGCCGCCGCCCCCTTACCTCCCTCGGGACTTTCGCGGGAAGGGTGAGTGGGTCGTCCGGGACCTGGGCATCACGGTCCCGTTCACCTGGGAGGGGAGAAACGGCGACAGCCAGATGATCGCGGGCGGCCCGCAGTACCCGATCTGGTTCACAAACCTGATCTACCACGGCACGCTCTACACGCTGACCTACAAGTGGCCCGGCCTGACCGAACATCCGTGCTCAAAGATCCCGGGCTTCGACCTCGACCAGTTGAACCAGGCATTCCAAGGCGCACGGTTCGTCGGGCGGGAGATCCTCCAGCGGAGCCCGAACCGGCACGTGAACCACTGGAGGGTCGGCGTCGTCGTGCCGAAGCTGCCGCCGGGGAAATTCCTGCGCTTCCCCCTTGCACTGGGCGACATCTATGTCGATCAGGACGATCGGAGTACGTTCTGGCAGGTGCTGCAATTCGGCGTCCAGAACCTCTACGACCCTGAGTTGGACGAGTGGCTGGTGATGGACACCTTCGAGCAGAAGGCCGGTACGGTCACGCTTCCCGAACGCTGTTCCTGACCGTCCCCGCCCCGGGGCGTCCCCGCCCCGGATTGTCCCCGAACGCCAGTGCCGGGCTGCGGCGTTGGCGGTCCCGGACATGGCCCGTGGCCGCCCGCCCCGCCCAGACTTGACGCGACCCGGACCGAACGAGGGGAGCGCACCATGCCCGCACGCTGGATGGGAGCACGTCTGCTGAACGGCTCGGTCGCGCTGGCGACACTGGCCGGAGCCCTGGTGGCGACCGCCACCGCCCACGCCGACACGGCCGGCCTGCGCAGCGTGGTGCTGGTCGGCAACAGCCAGTCCGGCACCGTCTCCTTCCTGGACGCCCAGACCTTCGCCGTGCTCGGCACCTTCGACGTGATCCCGGACCTGCAGCAGCGGCTCGCCGAGATGGACCTGATCCAGCAGGCCGGCTACGCGGCCGTCAAGCAACAGGAGGGCGGCGACCGGTTCGTGGACGACGTCGCGCTGTCCCCTGACGGCCGCACCCTGTACGTGTCGCGCGGCAACCTGGACGACACCGCCGCCTTCGACCTGACGTCCCATCAGGAGCTGTGGCACACCCGGTTGGCCGGCTTCCACGCCGACCACGCCGCGCTGTCGCCGGACGGCACCCGCTGGGTGGTGTCCGCCACCACCGCCAACGAGGCCCAGGTGCTCGACACCGCCACCGGCGCGGTGGTCGGCAGCTTCCCGACCGGCACGTATCCGCACCAGAACGACTTCACGCCGGACGGCAAGTACATCTACAACTCCAGCATCGGCGTGATCATGTTCCCGCAGGCACTGGAGTGGATGAAGGGCAGCTTCCAGCTGACCAAGGTGGACGCCCGGACCCTGAACGTGGTGCAGACCTGGTCGTTCCCGCACGGGATCCGGCCCAACGTGCTGGCCGCCGACGGCACCACGTTCTACGCCCAGCAGTCCTACTTCAACGGCTTCATCAAGTACGACCTGAACAGCTCGAAGATCACCGCCACCGTGCCGATGCCGTTCAGCCCCGCCGGCCACGCCCTGAGCCCCGACGACTACCCGAAGAACTCCGCGCACCACGGCCTGGCGCTCTCCGGCGACCAGAGCCGGCTGTGCGACGTGGGCACCATCGACGACTACACCGCGCTGGTCGACACCGCCAATCTCGCCACGGTGGGCCGGGTCGACTACCCGGTCGGCAGTCTGCCGTACTGGGCGGTGAGCGCCGGGCCGGCCAACCGCTACTGCTTCGTCTCGCTCAGCCAGGCCGACCAGGTCTCGGTGGTGGACTACGCGAGTGGGCAGGAGCTGGCCCGGGTACCGGTGGGAGTGTTCCCGCAGCGCGAGCGGGCCGCTCAGCTGGCCGGGGACGCGCTGACCGCGCTGTCCCGGTAGGGCCGGCGGTAAAGCCAAAAGGGCGACAGGGCGGAGGGGTGACGGGGCGATTGGGCGACGGGACCGGCCGGTCGGCGCTGCGACGGGTGGTCGAGGGGATGCGGGCCGACCCCGAGGTGCTGGCGGAGGTCGTCGCCGCCGCCCGGGGCGCCTCGGACCCGGTGGCCGCGCTGCCCGAGCGCGAGGTCCGGCGCCACATCGCCGCGCTGCTCGGGGTGGTGTCCGCCGCGTTCGTCCACGGCTCCGGACTGTCCCGGGAGCATGCCGAGTCGGCCGCCCGGCTGGCCACCGACCGGGCGGTGCAGGGGGTTTCACTCGACGCACTGCTCGACGGCTTCCTGGCCGGGCGGACCGCCGCACTGCGGATCATCGCCGCCCGGCTGATCGGGACCGACGTACCGCCAACCGTGCTGTTCGAGGCACTGATCGAACTCGACGCCTACGTCGGCGAGTTGCAGAAGCAGCTGGTCACCGCCTACCGGGAGGCGGCGACCGACCTGGCCGGCAGCCGTTCCGCACGGCTGCTGGCCCTTCGCGCCGTGCTGGTGCACGGCGCGGTCGAGCAGTTGGCGGCGGCCGGGCTCGCCGCGGGCGGCGTGTACCACTGCGCGGTCGCAGAGTCGGGCGATCCGGTGCAGGTGCGCCGGGCCGCCGCCGAACTGACCCCGCGCGGCGGCGTGTCGGGGCTGGTGGAGGGTCACCTGTGCGTGGTGGCGCCGCGCGGCTGGCGGGCGGGCGACCTGGCGGCGGACGCGCTGCTGGTGACCGCTCCCGCCGTCCCCGCCGGCCGGCTGCCCGTCGCCTACCGGCTCTGCCGGGCCGCGCTGGACGCCGGGCGGCGGCGCGGACGCACCGGCCGGGCCGGGCTCACCGAGCTGGCCGTCGCCGTCGCCGTGGACGCCGTGCCCGGCATGGGTGAGCTGCTGGGCGTCGAGCTGCTCGCCGCGCTGGACCCGGGGAACGCCACCCACCGCCTGCTCGCCGAGACCGCCGCCGTCCACCTCGACCACGGTGCCCGGCTCGCGTCGACCGCCCGGGCCCTCCACGTGCACCCGAACACCGTCAAGCACCGCCTGCGGCGCTTCGCCGAGGCCACCGGCTGCGATCCCGCCGGCTTCGGGGCCGGCCCCGACCGGTTCGCGGACGCCGTCCGCTGGCGCTGGGCGCTGGAACACTGGCTCGGCTGACGCACCACCACCAAGCGTACCGGCCCCGGTCGGTCCGCAACTGGACCCGGCCGTAAGGGTGTCCGAGTGATCGGTGAGACTTGCCTGGCAACCGGCCATCTCACCACTCGGGGGACCCCATGCCTGACCCGCTCGACGGGCTCGACGACATCGACTGGACCGCCCTGAACCACGCCTACGGCGATGCCGACGACGTCCCCGAACTGCTGCGCGGCCTCAGGTCGCCGGATCCGGCCGAGCGTGAGGGCGCGCTGGACGCG
Protein-coding regions in this window:
- a CDS encoding YncE family protein, with the protein product MPARWMGARLLNGSVALATLAGALVATATAHADTAGLRSVVLVGNSQSGTVSFLDAQTFAVLGTFDVIPDLQQRLAEMDLIQQAGYAAVKQQEGGDRFVDDVALSPDGRTLYVSRGNLDDTAAFDLTSHQELWHTRLAGFHADHAALSPDGTRWVVSATTANEAQVLDTATGAVVGSFPTGTYPHQNDFTPDGKYIYNSSIGVIMFPQALEWMKGSFQLTKVDARTLNVVQTWSFPHGIRPNVLAADGTTFYAQQSYFNGFIKYDLNSSKITATVPMPFSPAGHALSPDDYPKNSAHHGLALSGDQSRLCDVGTIDDYTALVDTANLATVGRVDYPVGSLPYWAVSAGPANRYCFVSLSQADQVSVVDYASGQELARVPVGVFPQRERAAQLAGDALTALSR
- a CDS encoding PucR family transcriptional regulator, whose product is MGDGTGRSALRRVVEGMRADPEVLAEVVAAARGASDPVAALPEREVRRHIAALLGVVSAAFVHGSGLSREHAESAARLATDRAVQGVSLDALLDGFLAGRTAALRIIAARLIGTDVPPTVLFEALIELDAYVGELQKQLVTAYREAATDLAGSRSARLLALRAVLVHGAVEQLAAAGLAAGGVYHCAVAESGDPVQVRRAAAELTPRGGVSGLVEGHLCVVAPRGWRAGDLAADALLVTAPAVPAGRLPVAYRLCRAALDAGRRRGRTGRAGLTELAVAVAVDAVPGMGELLGVELLAALDPGNATHRLLAETAAVHLDHGARLASTARALHVHPNTVKHRLRRFAEATGCDPAGFGAGPDRFADAVRWRWALEHWLG